The Amblyraja radiata isolate CabotCenter1 chromosome 1, sAmbRad1.1.pri, whole genome shotgun sequence genome contains a region encoding:
- the LOC116988584 gene encoding up-regulator of cell proliferation-like translates to MASVSSTVNSWSENLNTPQLVRDLGLQDHYPHKLSLVSMREVSWGKLDDNKPTRPEDLPWRFLQMILSANSLARNPEWAPAQSSKDNKDGVEDFIHFFQAQRPGDSGINPLDIIAAIFLCADHSLQQELMLQMSLCQLALPFLLPEGHSYPRDKVRGPMEGPGATLLLWAMRPIVKMWCPQSPTGSSHDMVMPIMTATVPTVSFLRLGRCTVSKSKLLNLTLSQTQRQQNIFLHSGMECGNVPRKISDGMAEISWYLPSGKSNTDIFPEAAAFINLRGDAETYQGHTRFLAKVSAALFIFIDVIGEKEREFLTSLAQSPAKLFLIVNTHISEQHITPEQVKKLFKDLKIQPQQCIVRTNVNKAELVEGLHSQIKQVILMSDRKESFP, encoded by the coding sequence ATGGCGAGTGTTTCATCAACTGTAAATAGCTGGTCTGAAAACCTGAATACTCCACAACTTGTGAGGGATTTAGGTTTACAGGATCATTATCCTCACAAACTGTCACTGGTGTCAATGCGGGAGGTATCCTGGGGTAAACTGGACGACAACAAACCAACTCGACCAGAAGATCTTCCATGGCGATTTCTCCAAATGATCCTCTCAGCTAATTCACTGGCGAGGAATCCTGAATGGGCCCCTGCTCAGTCTTCAAAAGACAACAAAGATGGCGTAGAAGATTTCATCCATTTCTTTCAAGCACAAAGGCCAGGGGATTCTGGGATTAACCCTCTGGATATCATTGCTGCCATTTTCCTCTGTGCCGACCACTCTCTCCAGCAGGAACTGATGCTGCAGATGTCTCTGTGCCAACTTGCATTACCCTTTCTGCTGCCGGAAGGGCACAGTTACCCCAGGGACAAGGTGAGGGGACCCATGGAAGGGCCTGGTGCCACCCTTCTCCTCTGGGCCATGAGGCCCATTGTTAAAATGTGGTGCCCACAATCTCCCACAGGGAGCAGCCACGATATGGTGATGCCTATCATGACAGCAACCGTGCCAACTGTCTCCTTCCTCAGACTCGGAAGGTGCACGGTGTCCAAATCCAAACTCCTCAATCTCACCTTGAGCCAGACCCAGCGGCAGCAgaacatcttcctgcactccgggATGGAATGTGGGAATGTGCCCCGTAAGATATCGGATGGGATGGCTGAGATCAGCTGGTATCTACCTTCTGGGAAGAGCAACACGGACATTTTCCCGGAGGCTGCTGCATTCATCAACCTCCGAGGTGACGCTGAAACTTACCAGGGACACACTCGGTTTCTGGCAAAAGTCTCTGCTGCTctctttattttcattgacgttatCGGTGAGAAGGAAAGAGAATTCCTCACCTCTCTCGCACAGTCACCGGCAAAACTCTTTCTGATAGTGAACACTCACATCAGTGAGCAGCACATCACCCCTGAGCAGGTAAAGAAACTGTTCAAAGATCTGAAGATACAACCTCAACAATGCATTGTTCGGACAAATGTAAACAAAGCCGAACTTGTGGAAGGACTTCATTCTCAGATAAAACAAGTGATTCTAATGAGTGACAGGAAAGAGAGCTTCCCG